CGGAAAAGTTAGAATAAACCCAGTAAGAAGAAATTGGAGAAGAAATAGTTTAAAGGTGTAATAAAATGAAAGAAAAGGATAATTTTGAGATGACAATAAATTTAAGAAAAATAGCAACAAGTGGAAGAAGCAGAAGATATGCTAAAGCCTTAAATCACATAAAAGAAACAATAACAAGGCATTTCAACGCGGAGAAAGTAATAATAGACCCAATATTAGCTGAAGCAATATCAACGAATAAGAAAGATAAAGTTGTAAATAGAATAAAGGTTATAGTAAACAAAATAGATGAAAAAACATATTTAGTAAAACTCGGTATTAAGTCTGAATGAACCTTCAAAGATTAAGTATTT
This genomic window from Acidianus manzaensis contains:
- a CDS encoding 50S ribosomal protein L31e, translated to MKEKDNFEMTINLRKIATSGRSRRYAKALNHIKETITRHFNAEKVIIDPILAEAISTNKKDKVVNRIKVIVNKIDEKTYLVKLGIKSE